GACAATGCGGCAATCATAAGCCACCCAACAAGCCCATAACCCCTCTAATTGTCCCGTCAGTTTGTGAGACTTCAGCGAAGGCGTAAACGGATCATGGCTTAACGTCTCCAACGTTGCCAAAATCTTGTTCTGCAACTGAGGATTCTTCTTAATCAGTCGCTTAAAACTGCGCTTAAACTTACTGCCTGTCGTTAAAATCATTCATCCTCATCAGACGATAGTAAATAAGCTTTCATTTCTTCAAAGTTGCCTCGTTTTGCCGTTCCTGCCTCTATCGCCTGAAACGTTTCCTGAGCATTCGCCGCAATCTCACCCCGGCGCGCTTCAACCCGGCGTTTATGGATTAGCTCAAACAGTAGCTCTTGATCCTCCTCTGAGAGCTCTTCAATCGACTCAATAATGTCTTGTAACGTCATCAGTTAACCTCCAAATCAAAGCCCACCTTGGCTAATTACCTATTTACCTAACTTCGGGCTCTTGGCCGCTTTTGGTGATCCATCCACGGAGAGCTATGGATAATAAGGGGATCCATTCTCACATCCGCTAACTCCATGAACCTCTTCTCATATCTACTCCCTAGCCACACAGCAACGCCTCTACTCCACACTATCTACTATCATGGGTGGGTCAAGGCCCACATCTTGCTACAGCCTTCTCCCACCTATGATATCCCCTCACCCACTACACAAAGGACAGACGTTCCAGCAACACCCACCACCGATGAGACGTGATAGCTTCTCATTCATCTAACGACTCAACACCGCGGGGGGCGATCGCTTCATGGGTCAGCGGACACAACCACAACCGCTCGGTATATGGGTCAGTTGTGATTCAGCAAAATGTGGGATCTAGTATCGCCAGGAATCTCAGAGCATGACTGCCTCCGCTCAAAAAGACTGATGCATAAGAGCTTCAGCCATTGTTACGGATTTTCCCACACATGTC
This is a stretch of genomic DNA from Leptolyngbya sp. CCY15150. It encodes these proteins:
- a CDS encoding type II toxin-antitoxin system mRNA interferase toxin, RelE/StbE family, which encodes MILTTGSKFKRSFKRLIKKNPQLQNKILATLETLSHDPFTPSLKSHKLTGQLEGLWACWVAYDCRIVFAFQAAPETGEDLIVLVDIGSHDDVY